The following coding sequences are from one Eucalyptus grandis isolate ANBG69807.140 chromosome 11, ASM1654582v1, whole genome shotgun sequence window:
- the LOC104426729 gene encoding LOW QUALITY PROTEIN: BTB/POZ domain-containing protein At1g03010 (The sequence of the model RefSeq protein was modified relative to this genomic sequence to represent the inferred CDS: inserted 1 base in 1 codon; deleted 1 base in 1 codon) produces the protein MGVVTVGELKPSISGKRSFRPNSSVRHASEWPISDVSSDLTVEVGTSSFPLHKFPLVSRSGRIRKILLEAKDNKICKINLPAVPGGGEAFELAAKFCYGMNVDITLANIASLRCIAHYLEMTEEFADKNLESRAEAYLKDNVLPNISHSISVLHHCERLLSVAEDINLVLRLINAIASNACKEQLTSGLSKLDHNFQGKVVEPETPSDWWGKSLAVLNLDFFQRVLSAVKSKGLKQDMISKILINYAQTSLQGLLARDPNVMKGSLPDLDLIKKQRVMVEAIVSLLPTQSRKSSVPMGFLSSLLKTAIGSSASILCRSDLERRIGLQLDQAILEDILIPATSHGNSHSITMYDTDLVLRIFAIFLNLDEDEDEDNHLRDESEMVYDFDSPGSPKQSSILKVSKLLDNYLTEVAVDSNLSPSKFIALAELLPDHARVVSDGLYRAVDIFLKVHPNIKDXERYRLCKTIDCQKLSQEACSHAAQNERLPVQMAVQVLYFEQIRLRNAMNGGHNQFFSSDRSGPVPQRSGSGAGSGAISPRDNYASVRRENRELKLEVARMRMRLTDLEKDHVSMKQDLVRSHPGNKLFKSFTKKLSKLHSLFRLSAIKPLGGKANSESRFLFQKRRRHSVS, from the exons atggGCGTCGTGACAGTGGGCGAACTGAAGCCCAGCATATCAGGGAAGCGGTCGTTCCGTCCAAATTCCAGCGTGCGCCACGCTTCCGAATG GCCGATATCCGATGTTTCTAGCGATCTCACTGTGGAAGTAGGAACATCAAGCTTTCCTCTCCACAAG TTTCCTCTCGTTTCTCGTAGTGGACGAATCCGGAAAATATTGTTGGAAGCAAAAGACAACAAAATCTGCAAGATAAATCTCCCTGCTGTCCCGGGAGGTGGAGAGGCCTTTGAGCTTGCCGCGAAGTTCTGTTACGGCATGAATGTCGACATCACATTAGCAAACATTGCTTCACTGCGATGCATCGCGCACTACCTGGAAATGACCGAGGAATTCGCCGATAAGAACCTAGAATCTCGAGCAGAAGCATATCTCAAGGACAATGTGCTTCCTAACATATCCCACTCGATCTCAGTGCTCCATCATTGTGAGAGGCTCTTGTCAGTAGCAGAGGACATAAACCTCGTCTTGAGGCTCATAAATGCAATCGCGAGTAATGCCTGCAAAGAGCAGCTCACCTCCGGCCTCTCCAAGCTTGACCATAACTTCCAGGGGAAAGTGGTAGAGCCAGAAACGCCTTCCGATTGGTGGGGCAAATCACTCGCCGTGCTTAATCTTGATTTCTTCCAACGAGTCCTATCTGCAGTCAAGTCGAAGGGGCTGAAACAGGACATGATCAGCAAAATTCTGATCAACTATGCGCAAACTTCTCTTCAAGGCCTCTTGGCTAGAGATCCCAATGTGATGAAAGGAAGCTTACCGGATTTAGACTTAATAAAGAAGCAAAGAGTCATGGTGGAAGCAATTGTTAGCTTGCTTCCTACACAGTCGAGGAAGAGTTCGGTTCCGATGGGGTTCTTGTCGAGCTTGCTGAAAACTGCGATTGGATCATCGGCTTCTATTTTGTGCAGATCTGATCTGGAGAGGAGAATCGGCCTTCAACTCGACCAGGCAATTCTGGAAGACATCCTAATTCCCGCCACTTCCCATGGGAACAGCCACAGCATCACTATGTACGACACTGACTTGGTCTTGAGGATTTTCGCAATCTTTCTGAACTtagatgaggatgaggatgaggataaTCATTTGAGAGACGAGAGCGAAATGGTTTACGACTTCGACAGCCCCGGATCTCCTAAACAGAGCTCAATTCTTAAGGTGTCCAAGCTGTTAGACAACTATCTCACTGAAGTAGCGGTGGACTCAAACTTGTCACCGTCCAAGTTCATAGCTTTGGCAGAGTTGCTACCGGACCACGCTCGTGTAGTGAGTGATGGACTTTACCGAGCTGTGGACATCTTTCTGAAG GTACACCCGAACATCAAGG TCGAGCGCTACCGCCTGTGCAAAACCATCGATTGCCAGAAACTATCTCAAGAAGCCTGCAGCCATGCAGCGCAGAACGAGAGGTTGCCCGTGCAGATGGCGGTTCAAGTGCTGTACTTTGAGCAGATCCGGCTCAGGAACGCCATGAATGGAGGCCACAACCAATTCTTTTCTTCGGATCGCTCC GGGCCAGTTCCTCAGCGTTCCGGTAGCGGGGCCGGTAGCGGGGCCATATCTCCAAGAGACAACTACGCATCGGTGAGGCGAGAAAACCGAGAGCTGAAGCTCGAGGTTGCAAGAATGAGAATGAGGTTGACTGACTTGGAAAAGGATCACGTGTCGATGAAGCAGGACCTTGTACGGTCCCATCCTGGTAACAAGCTTTTCAAATCCTTCACCAAGAAGCTGAGCAAGCTGCATTCTTTGTTTCGGTTAAGTGCAATCAAGCCATTAGGAGGGAAGGCCAACTCCGAGTCGCGGTTCTTGTTTCAGAAGCGGAGGCGGCACTCAGTTTCTTGA